One Glycine max cultivar Williams 82 chromosome 3, Glycine_max_v4.0, whole genome shotgun sequence DNA window includes the following coding sequences:
- the LOC100813240 gene encoding acyl-CoA-binding domain-containing protein 4 isoform X2, which yields MAMARATSGLQYPERFYAAASYVGFDGSSPTKTLTSKFAKSTALLLYSLYQQASVGPCNIPEPSTWKLVEHSKWASWNQLGNMSSTEAMRLFVKILEEEDPGWYSRASNSVVEPVIDVQMNNSKVEPVIENGNSYPETKTISTQNGSEVGTQDKDIVVEGFGSVEVYDQWIAPPVSGGNPKARYEHGAAVVQDKLYIYGGNHNGRYLNDLHVLDLRSWTWSKIEAKTGVESPTTSIPCAGHSLIPWGNKLLSIAGHTKDPSESIQVKEFDLETAAWSTLKIFGKAPVSRGGQSVNLVGKTLVIFGGQDAKRTLLNDLHILDLETMTWDEIDAVGVPPSPRSDHTAAVHVDRYLLIFGGGSHATCYNDLHVLDLQTMEWSRPTQLGEIPSPRAGHAGVTVGENWFIVGGGDNKSGVSETVVLNMSTLTWSVVTSVQGRVPVASEGLSLVVSSYDGEDILVSFGGYNGRYNNEVYVLKPSHKSTLQSKIIENSIPDSVSAIPNVTNVESEFEAGHDADPPVCIIDADPPKSKGDLVSVLKAEKEELESSLSKEKQHALQLKQDLVEAESRNSDLYKELQSVRGQLASEQSRCFKLEVEVAELGQKLQTIGTLQKELELLQRQKAASEQAALNAKQRQSSGGVWGWLAGTPPPSRNADDA from the exons ATGGCGATGGCGAGAGCAACTTCTGGTCTGCAATACCCAGAGCGGTTCTACGCTGCGGCGTCTTATGTGGGGTTTGATGGATCCTCTCCAACCAAAACCCTCACCTCCAAATTCGCCAAGTCCACCGCTCTTCTTCTCTACAGCTTATACCAACAG GCTAGTGTAGGACCTTGTAACATCCCAGAACCCAGTACATGGAAACTTGTGGAGCATAGCAAATGGGCCAG TTGGAACCAGCTTGGAAACATGTCCTCCACTGAAGCTATGcgtctttttgtaaaaatattggag GAAGAAGATCCTGGTTGGTATTCAAGAGCATCTAACTCTGTTGTAGAACCTGTCATAGATGTGCAAATGAAT AATTCCAAAGTTGAACCAGTAATTGAGAATGGGAACTCTTATCCAGAGACAAAGACTATTTCCACCCAAAATGGAAGTGAAGTTGGAACACAGGATAAAGATATTGTTGTGGAAGGCTTTGGTTCAGTTGAAGTATATGATCAATGGATTGCACCTCCAGTATCTGGAGGAAATCCAAAAGCCCGATATGAG CATGGAGCTGCAGTTGTGCAAGATAAACTGTACATATATGGTGGAAATCACAATGGTCGATACCTTAATGATCTTCAT GTTTTGGATTTGAGAAGTTGGACTTGGTCAAAGATTGAAGCTAAGACTGGAGTTGAGTCCCCAACAACTTCAATCCCTTGCGCTGGCCATTCTTTG ATTCCATGGGGAAATAAGCTTTTGTCAATTGCAGGGCATACAAAAGATCCTTCTGAAAGTATCCAAG TGAAAGAGTTTGATCTTGAAACAGCTGCATGGTCAACTCTAAAGATTTTTGGGAAAGCTCCG GTATCACGCGGAGGCCAATCAGTGAACCTTGTAGGGAAAACCTTAGTAATTTTTGGTGGGCAAGATGCTAAAAGGACTCTCTTGAATGATCTGCATATTCTTGACTTGGAAACCATGACATGGGACGAAATTGATGCTGT TGGGGTGCCACCTTCTCCAAGGTCCGATCATACTGCTGCTGTACATGTGGACCGATACTTACTTATCTTTGGTGGGGGTTCGCATGCAACATGCTACAATGATTTACATGTTCTTGATTTGCAAACT ATGGAATGGTCTCGCCCCACGCAGCTAGGAGAAATACCATCACCACGTGCTGGACATGCTGGTGTGACAGTAGGGGAGAACTGGTTCATTGTTGGTGGTGGTGACAATAAGAGTG GGGTCTCTGAGACGGTTGTACTGAATATGTCTACACTGACTTGGTCAGTGGTAACTTCTGTTCAAGGACGAGTTCCGGTTGCCAGTGAG GGATTGAGTTTGGTTGTAAGCTCCTATGATGGTGAAGATATACTTGTATCTTTTGGAGGGTACAATGGACGTTACAACAATGaa GTCTATGTTCTTAAACCAAGCCACAAATCAACCTTGCAAtccaaaataattgaaaattccATACCAGACAGTGTTTCAGCTATCCCAAATGTCACAAATGTGGAGTCTGAATTTGAAGCAGGCCATGATGCTGATCCACCAGTATGTATTATTGATGCTGATCCACCA AAATCCAAAGGTGATCTTGTATCAGTCTTGAAGGCTGAGAAAGAAGAGTTGGAGTCATCACTGAGCAAGGAGAAACAGCATGCTCTTCAACTAAAGCAAGATCTGGTGGAAGCTGAGTCTCGTAACTCTGACCTTTACAAG GAGCTCCAATCAGTTCGTGGTCAGCTTGCATCTGAGCAATCGAGGTGTTTCAAACTCGAG GTGGAGGTTGCTGAATTAGGTCAGAAGCTCCAAACGATTGGGACATTACAGAAGGAGCTGGAGCTTCTCCAGCGGCAGAAGGCTGCATCAGAGCAAGCTGCCTTAAACGCAAAACAGAGGCAGAGTTCTGGTGGCGTGTGGGGTTGGCTTGCCGGTACTCCTCCCCCTAGCCGGAATGCAGATGATGCGTGA
- the LOC100813240 gene encoding acyl-CoA-binding domain-containing protein 4 isoform X4: MAMARATSGLQYPERFYAAASYVGFDGSSPTKTLTSKFAKSTALLLYSLYQQASVGPCNIPEPSTWKLVEHSKWASWNQLGNMSSTEAMRLFVKILEEEDPGWYSRASNSVVEPVIDVQMNNSKVEPVIENGNSYPETKTISTQNGSEVGTQDKDIVVEGFGSVEVYDQWIAPPVSGGNPKARYEHGAAVVQDKLYIYGGNHNGRYLNDLHVLDLRSWTWSKIEAKTGVESPTTSIPCAGHSLIPWGNKLLSIAGHTKDPSESIQVKEFDLETAAWSTLKIFGKAPVSRGGQSVNLVGKTLVIFGGQDAKRTLLNDLHILDLETMTWDEIDAVGVPPSPRSDHTAAVHVDRYLLIFGGGSHATCYNDLHVLDLQTMEWSRPTQLGEIPSPRAGHAGVTVGENWFIVGGGDNKSGVSETVVLNMSTLTWSVVTSVQGRVPVASEGLSLVVSSYDGEDILVSFGGYNGRYNNEVYVLKPSHKSTLQSKIIENSIPDSVSAIPNVTNVESEFEAGHDADPPKSKGDLVSVLKAEKEELESSLSKEKQHALQLKQDLVEAESRNSDLYKELQSVRGQLASEQSRCFKLEVEVAELGQKLQTIGTLQKELELLQRQKAASEQAALNAKQRQSSGGVWGWLAGTPPPSRNADDA, from the exons ATGGCGATGGCGAGAGCAACTTCTGGTCTGCAATACCCAGAGCGGTTCTACGCTGCGGCGTCTTATGTGGGGTTTGATGGATCCTCTCCAACCAAAACCCTCACCTCCAAATTCGCCAAGTCCACCGCTCTTCTTCTCTACAGCTTATACCAACAG GCTAGTGTAGGACCTTGTAACATCCCAGAACCCAGTACATGGAAACTTGTGGAGCATAGCAAATGGGCCAG TTGGAACCAGCTTGGAAACATGTCCTCCACTGAAGCTATGcgtctttttgtaaaaatattggag GAAGAAGATCCTGGTTGGTATTCAAGAGCATCTAACTCTGTTGTAGAACCTGTCATAGATGTGCAAATGAAT AATTCCAAAGTTGAACCAGTAATTGAGAATGGGAACTCTTATCCAGAGACAAAGACTATTTCCACCCAAAATGGAAGTGAAGTTGGAACACAGGATAAAGATATTGTTGTGGAAGGCTTTGGTTCAGTTGAAGTATATGATCAATGGATTGCACCTCCAGTATCTGGAGGAAATCCAAAAGCCCGATATGAG CATGGAGCTGCAGTTGTGCAAGATAAACTGTACATATATGGTGGAAATCACAATGGTCGATACCTTAATGATCTTCAT GTTTTGGATTTGAGAAGTTGGACTTGGTCAAAGATTGAAGCTAAGACTGGAGTTGAGTCCCCAACAACTTCAATCCCTTGCGCTGGCCATTCTTTG ATTCCATGGGGAAATAAGCTTTTGTCAATTGCAGGGCATACAAAAGATCCTTCTGAAAGTATCCAAG TGAAAGAGTTTGATCTTGAAACAGCTGCATGGTCAACTCTAAAGATTTTTGGGAAAGCTCCG GTATCACGCGGAGGCCAATCAGTGAACCTTGTAGGGAAAACCTTAGTAATTTTTGGTGGGCAAGATGCTAAAAGGACTCTCTTGAATGATCTGCATATTCTTGACTTGGAAACCATGACATGGGACGAAATTGATGCTGT TGGGGTGCCACCTTCTCCAAGGTCCGATCATACTGCTGCTGTACATGTGGACCGATACTTACTTATCTTTGGTGGGGGTTCGCATGCAACATGCTACAATGATTTACATGTTCTTGATTTGCAAACT ATGGAATGGTCTCGCCCCACGCAGCTAGGAGAAATACCATCACCACGTGCTGGACATGCTGGTGTGACAGTAGGGGAGAACTGGTTCATTGTTGGTGGTGGTGACAATAAGAGTG GGGTCTCTGAGACGGTTGTACTGAATATGTCTACACTGACTTGGTCAGTGGTAACTTCTGTTCAAGGACGAGTTCCGGTTGCCAGTGAG GGATTGAGTTTGGTTGTAAGCTCCTATGATGGTGAAGATATACTTGTATCTTTTGGAGGGTACAATGGACGTTACAACAATGaa GTCTATGTTCTTAAACCAAGCCACAAATCAACCTTGCAAtccaaaataattgaaaattccATACCAGACAGTGTTTCAGCTATCCCAAATGTCACAAATGTGGAGTCTGAATTTGAAGCAGGCCATGATGCTGATCCACCA AAATCCAAAGGTGATCTTGTATCAGTCTTGAAGGCTGAGAAAGAAGAGTTGGAGTCATCACTGAGCAAGGAGAAACAGCATGCTCTTCAACTAAAGCAAGATCTGGTGGAAGCTGAGTCTCGTAACTCTGACCTTTACAAG GAGCTCCAATCAGTTCGTGGTCAGCTTGCATCTGAGCAATCGAGGTGTTTCAAACTCGAG GTGGAGGTTGCTGAATTAGGTCAGAAGCTCCAAACGATTGGGACATTACAGAAGGAGCTGGAGCTTCTCCAGCGGCAGAAGGCTGCATCAGAGCAAGCTGCCTTAAACGCAAAACAGAGGCAGAGTTCTGGTGGCGTGTGGGGTTGGCTTGCCGGTACTCCTCCCCCTAGCCGGAATGCAGATGATGCGTGA
- the LOC100813240 gene encoding acyl-CoA-binding domain-containing protein 4 isoform X3 — protein sequence MAMARATSGLQYPERFYAAASYVGFDGSSPTKTLTSKFAKSTALLLYSLYQQASVGPCNIPEPSTWKLVEHSKWASWNQLGNMSSTEAMRLFVKILEEEDPGWYSRASNSVVEPVIDVQMNQNSKVEPVIENGNSYPETKTISTQNGSEVGTQDKDIVVEGFGSVEVYDQWIAPPVSGGNPKARYEHGAAVVQDKLYIYGGNHNGRYLNDLHVLDLRSWTWSKIEAKTGVESPTTSIPCAGHSLIPWGNKLLSIAGHTKDPSESIQVKEFDLETAAWSTLKIFGKAPVSRGGQSVNLVGKTLVIFGGQDAKRTLLNDLHILDLETMTWDEIDAVGVPPSPRSDHTAAVHVDRYLLIFGGGSHATCYNDLHVLDLQTMEWSRPTQLGEIPSPRAGHAGVTVGENWFIVGGGDNKSGVSETVVLNMSTLTWSVVTSVQGRVPVASEGLSLVVSSYDGEDILVSFGGYNGRYNNEVYVLKPSHKSTLQSKIIENSIPDSVSAIPNVTNVESEFEAGHDADPPKSKGDLVSVLKAEKEELESSLSKEKQHALQLKQDLVEAESRNSDLYKELQSVRGQLASEQSRCFKLEVEVAELGQKLQTIGTLQKELELLQRQKAASEQAALNAKQRQSSGGVWGWLAGTPPPSRNADDA from the exons ATGGCGATGGCGAGAGCAACTTCTGGTCTGCAATACCCAGAGCGGTTCTACGCTGCGGCGTCTTATGTGGGGTTTGATGGATCCTCTCCAACCAAAACCCTCACCTCCAAATTCGCCAAGTCCACCGCTCTTCTTCTCTACAGCTTATACCAACAG GCTAGTGTAGGACCTTGTAACATCCCAGAACCCAGTACATGGAAACTTGTGGAGCATAGCAAATGGGCCAG TTGGAACCAGCTTGGAAACATGTCCTCCACTGAAGCTATGcgtctttttgtaaaaatattggag GAAGAAGATCCTGGTTGGTATTCAAGAGCATCTAACTCTGTTGTAGAACCTGTCATAGATGTGCAAATGAAT CAGAATTCCAAAGTTGAACCAGTAATTGAGAATGGGAACTCTTATCCAGAGACAAAGACTATTTCCACCCAAAATGGAAGTGAAGTTGGAACACAGGATAAAGATATTGTTGTGGAAGGCTTTGGTTCAGTTGAAGTATATGATCAATGGATTGCACCTCCAGTATCTGGAGGAAATCCAAAAGCCCGATATGAG CATGGAGCTGCAGTTGTGCAAGATAAACTGTACATATATGGTGGAAATCACAATGGTCGATACCTTAATGATCTTCAT GTTTTGGATTTGAGAAGTTGGACTTGGTCAAAGATTGAAGCTAAGACTGGAGTTGAGTCCCCAACAACTTCAATCCCTTGCGCTGGCCATTCTTTG ATTCCATGGGGAAATAAGCTTTTGTCAATTGCAGGGCATACAAAAGATCCTTCTGAAAGTATCCAAG TGAAAGAGTTTGATCTTGAAACAGCTGCATGGTCAACTCTAAAGATTTTTGGGAAAGCTCCG GTATCACGCGGAGGCCAATCAGTGAACCTTGTAGGGAAAACCTTAGTAATTTTTGGTGGGCAAGATGCTAAAAGGACTCTCTTGAATGATCTGCATATTCTTGACTTGGAAACCATGACATGGGACGAAATTGATGCTGT TGGGGTGCCACCTTCTCCAAGGTCCGATCATACTGCTGCTGTACATGTGGACCGATACTTACTTATCTTTGGTGGGGGTTCGCATGCAACATGCTACAATGATTTACATGTTCTTGATTTGCAAACT ATGGAATGGTCTCGCCCCACGCAGCTAGGAGAAATACCATCACCACGTGCTGGACATGCTGGTGTGACAGTAGGGGAGAACTGGTTCATTGTTGGTGGTGGTGACAATAAGAGTG GGGTCTCTGAGACGGTTGTACTGAATATGTCTACACTGACTTGGTCAGTGGTAACTTCTGTTCAAGGACGAGTTCCGGTTGCCAGTGAG GGATTGAGTTTGGTTGTAAGCTCCTATGATGGTGAAGATATACTTGTATCTTTTGGAGGGTACAATGGACGTTACAACAATGaa GTCTATGTTCTTAAACCAAGCCACAAATCAACCTTGCAAtccaaaataattgaaaattccATACCAGACAGTGTTTCAGCTATCCCAAATGTCACAAATGTGGAGTCTGAATTTGAAGCAGGCCATGATGCTGATCCACCA AAATCCAAAGGTGATCTTGTATCAGTCTTGAAGGCTGAGAAAGAAGAGTTGGAGTCATCACTGAGCAAGGAGAAACAGCATGCTCTTCAACTAAAGCAAGATCTGGTGGAAGCTGAGTCTCGTAACTCTGACCTTTACAAG GAGCTCCAATCAGTTCGTGGTCAGCTTGCATCTGAGCAATCGAGGTGTTTCAAACTCGAG GTGGAGGTTGCTGAATTAGGTCAGAAGCTCCAAACGATTGGGACATTACAGAAGGAGCTGGAGCTTCTCCAGCGGCAGAAGGCTGCATCAGAGCAAGCTGCCTTAAACGCAAAACAGAGGCAGAGTTCTGGTGGCGTGTGGGGTTGGCTTGCCGGTACTCCTCCCCCTAGCCGGAATGCAGATGATGCGTGA
- the LOC100813240 gene encoding acyl-CoA-binding domain-containing protein 4 isoform X1: MAMARATSGLQYPERFYAAASYVGFDGSSPTKTLTSKFAKSTALLLYSLYQQASVGPCNIPEPSTWKLVEHSKWASWNQLGNMSSTEAMRLFVKILEEEDPGWYSRASNSVVEPVIDVQMNQNSKVEPVIENGNSYPETKTISTQNGSEVGTQDKDIVVEGFGSVEVYDQWIAPPVSGGNPKARYEHGAAVVQDKLYIYGGNHNGRYLNDLHVLDLRSWTWSKIEAKTGVESPTTSIPCAGHSLIPWGNKLLSIAGHTKDPSESIQVKEFDLETAAWSTLKIFGKAPVSRGGQSVNLVGKTLVIFGGQDAKRTLLNDLHILDLETMTWDEIDAVGVPPSPRSDHTAAVHVDRYLLIFGGGSHATCYNDLHVLDLQTMEWSRPTQLGEIPSPRAGHAGVTVGENWFIVGGGDNKSGVSETVVLNMSTLTWSVVTSVQGRVPVASEGLSLVVSSYDGEDILVSFGGYNGRYNNEVYVLKPSHKSTLQSKIIENSIPDSVSAIPNVTNVESEFEAGHDADPPVCIIDADPPKSKGDLVSVLKAEKEELESSLSKEKQHALQLKQDLVEAESRNSDLYKELQSVRGQLASEQSRCFKLEVEVAELGQKLQTIGTLQKELELLQRQKAASEQAALNAKQRQSSGGVWGWLAGTPPPSRNADDA, translated from the exons ATGGCGATGGCGAGAGCAACTTCTGGTCTGCAATACCCAGAGCGGTTCTACGCTGCGGCGTCTTATGTGGGGTTTGATGGATCCTCTCCAACCAAAACCCTCACCTCCAAATTCGCCAAGTCCACCGCTCTTCTTCTCTACAGCTTATACCAACAG GCTAGTGTAGGACCTTGTAACATCCCAGAACCCAGTACATGGAAACTTGTGGAGCATAGCAAATGGGCCAG TTGGAACCAGCTTGGAAACATGTCCTCCACTGAAGCTATGcgtctttttgtaaaaatattggag GAAGAAGATCCTGGTTGGTATTCAAGAGCATCTAACTCTGTTGTAGAACCTGTCATAGATGTGCAAATGAAT CAGAATTCCAAAGTTGAACCAGTAATTGAGAATGGGAACTCTTATCCAGAGACAAAGACTATTTCCACCCAAAATGGAAGTGAAGTTGGAACACAGGATAAAGATATTGTTGTGGAAGGCTTTGGTTCAGTTGAAGTATATGATCAATGGATTGCACCTCCAGTATCTGGAGGAAATCCAAAAGCCCGATATGAG CATGGAGCTGCAGTTGTGCAAGATAAACTGTACATATATGGTGGAAATCACAATGGTCGATACCTTAATGATCTTCAT GTTTTGGATTTGAGAAGTTGGACTTGGTCAAAGATTGAAGCTAAGACTGGAGTTGAGTCCCCAACAACTTCAATCCCTTGCGCTGGCCATTCTTTG ATTCCATGGGGAAATAAGCTTTTGTCAATTGCAGGGCATACAAAAGATCCTTCTGAAAGTATCCAAG TGAAAGAGTTTGATCTTGAAACAGCTGCATGGTCAACTCTAAAGATTTTTGGGAAAGCTCCG GTATCACGCGGAGGCCAATCAGTGAACCTTGTAGGGAAAACCTTAGTAATTTTTGGTGGGCAAGATGCTAAAAGGACTCTCTTGAATGATCTGCATATTCTTGACTTGGAAACCATGACATGGGACGAAATTGATGCTGT TGGGGTGCCACCTTCTCCAAGGTCCGATCATACTGCTGCTGTACATGTGGACCGATACTTACTTATCTTTGGTGGGGGTTCGCATGCAACATGCTACAATGATTTACATGTTCTTGATTTGCAAACT ATGGAATGGTCTCGCCCCACGCAGCTAGGAGAAATACCATCACCACGTGCTGGACATGCTGGTGTGACAGTAGGGGAGAACTGGTTCATTGTTGGTGGTGGTGACAATAAGAGTG GGGTCTCTGAGACGGTTGTACTGAATATGTCTACACTGACTTGGTCAGTGGTAACTTCTGTTCAAGGACGAGTTCCGGTTGCCAGTGAG GGATTGAGTTTGGTTGTAAGCTCCTATGATGGTGAAGATATACTTGTATCTTTTGGAGGGTACAATGGACGTTACAACAATGaa GTCTATGTTCTTAAACCAAGCCACAAATCAACCTTGCAAtccaaaataattgaaaattccATACCAGACAGTGTTTCAGCTATCCCAAATGTCACAAATGTGGAGTCTGAATTTGAAGCAGGCCATGATGCTGATCCACCAGTATGTATTATTGATGCTGATCCACCA AAATCCAAAGGTGATCTTGTATCAGTCTTGAAGGCTGAGAAAGAAGAGTTGGAGTCATCACTGAGCAAGGAGAAACAGCATGCTCTTCAACTAAAGCAAGATCTGGTGGAAGCTGAGTCTCGTAACTCTGACCTTTACAAG GAGCTCCAATCAGTTCGTGGTCAGCTTGCATCTGAGCAATCGAGGTGTTTCAAACTCGAG GTGGAGGTTGCTGAATTAGGTCAGAAGCTCCAAACGATTGGGACATTACAGAAGGAGCTGGAGCTTCTCCAGCGGCAGAAGGCTGCATCAGAGCAAGCTGCCTTAAACGCAAAACAGAGGCAGAGTTCTGGTGGCGTGTGGGGTTGGCTTGCCGGTACTCCTCCCCCTAGCCGGAATGCAGATGATGCGTGA